Genomic window (Drosophila sulfurigaster albostrigata strain 15112-1811.04 chromosome 2R, ASM2355843v2, whole genome shotgun sequence):
GGCTCGATGGCTCAGTGGCTCAAGTGGGCGGCTCGATGAGAAGCTGTCGTCTCCAGCGTGCACATCGCTAGGCATTAGGTATGCATGCCATTGCCTCTCGCTTGTTGGTGGCGGATGGTGGCGCTGCCAAAGAGATGTTCAGCAGAAATGCGcccagagagatagagagcgagagacaatGGGCGGGCGCACAACAAGGACGAGATCAGGCGGCAAAGGCGAGGACATAGATGAGCAGCGATGCGTAGCGGCAAATGGTAGCATCAGCCTCGATAATGAAGTTAAAAATtccatacatacaaacacagaatgacagacagacagacagacgaagagcgagcgagagacaGATGCTTGCGAAGGCGTGTGACAGAGACAagattgcagttgttgctgctgctgttgctgtgcggCATTTGTCTTTGGTATTTATGAGTACGTTGTCCTTGATATGCCTGTGGAATTACTAAATGTCCCTGACTTGACACTAACTCACACGTATAGACatgcgacacacacacacacacacacccatacgcATCATCAGCCCTTCATTCActcattcatacatatataaacacgCCCGCTTCCGTCTTCGTCTGCGTCCAGCACTGACTGCAGCATGTTtgcctgccacgcccacaacagCATCTCCCTTGGCAGCTGCACACGTACACCTTttatgcgaatgtgtgtgtgactgtttgtgtgtatatatttttttatctcGTACGTGCAGCAATGTTCGCCCGAttcgaaatttaaatagaaatagcaTGTTGATGTTATTCGATGTAggtttatatttaatttaatatccGACTCGAagtctctgtgtatgtgtgtgctccataaatatgtattttaatttatttgtatgcaaCAAGCGACAACAAACTAACAGCATCAACATACATAAACGTATAAATCCACTCGACTGTACTCTCGACTCAACTCAAGACTTGCCTCGAGTTGTGGCACTTCCATTACAACACAGCCTTGCAAGTGACTCTCAATGTAAGCTCTGCAAAGAGATGCGTACAaccagaaagaaagaaagagatagagaaagagagagagagacaatgTCTCTGCCATGCATTGCAATGTTGCTGCCTCCGAAAGTAAAGTGTGTTGcacctttttttctttacatGCTGTCATGCTGTTGTCTATgttgttacgtatacgcaccgATGGACCATCTAGGTGGAAATATCGAAAAATCGCAATATCAGctagcaaatatatatatacactatagTGTGTGTGGGATGTGTGAGCTTGAGTGGCAACAAGCGTAAGTTGGCTGCTCGGCTGATCAGCTAAGTGCAGATAACAAGTCAAGTGGTTTTCAGAGCCGCAGTGCTTACCATGTGTGAGTGGCTCTCAACtcaatgtatgtgtgtgtgtgtgtgtgtatgggatGTGGCACCTGGAATAACAGTACTTCAGTTTGTGCATGAAATCAAGCAGAAAGAGAAACCAATTTGTGTGAAAATACAAAGAAGAAATGAAATTGGCCAAAGGGGTGACGTCTTGGCCATGACCgtgtttggctttggctttgcctgaactgagctgagctccaCAGAGCTCTGTGGCAAACATTTGGTAAgacaaacttttttaaatcGCCCAGCGCTAGGACGATGGCAATAAATTTCGTGACAACTTTTGACCCTCAACTCTCCCACTCTCGCTCTTTATGAAAACTTGTCGCAggaattttaattcaattcgacatacaaaaaaaaaaaacagtaaaaatCAAAGAGAAATCCCAGTGACATAACTAAGGCTCATCCACAAAACGAAGCatcttaaaattatttaaacggAAAAATAGTTTCAGCTAAATTGTTGcaagggagggagggaggtacGATGGTGCACTCAAATGCTGTACGGTTAACCGGCTTGGGCAAGAGAGAAACTAACATTATTTGATCCACATAAATGAAGCCCAAAGCCAGTGgggcacagacacacacacaacaaccaAGCCCTGCTGCCAAGTTGCATGTTTGGACCAATGCAGGCTGCGttgcgtgcatgtgtgtgtgtgcaaggtCGCCTGGCCACTCAACGTGAgcgactgtgactgcggcTGTAGCGGTGGCTGTGGcggtggctgtggctgcggctgaGTGTGCGCCGCAGTGGAAATGCACCcgaataaacacaaaatttatatgaacACATATGGGCGTTGGGCTAAAGGGAATGCACaccacactcacatacacgcacactcacacgggcacacacacacactctgccTTTCAGTGAATCCTTGCACGTGTgtggcaacaaaagcaattttgTCGTTTCATGCAATCCTTTGGAGTAAAATGGGGTGCATGGCTTTAACACGACCTGCGGCACATTTTCGTTCAAGTGAAATTCAAAAGACTCGCATCACTAAGAGATACCCTGTTAATACATTCTACTAGTCTTGCAGCTTATATTCCTTACACTTGCATACCCTTTAGACTAAAATTCCAGGGCAACGGAATCTAGccacaaatacattttcatttttcatttgagcAAATCGTTTTGCATAGCACACTTTTGTGCGCTTTGTCAAAGGCCTGGCAGGATACTGGATGAGTGCCCACAGAAATATTGCTGTTTTTGGTCCAAAGTCGGAAATCTGGACAGCCCATATAGCTGAGCCTCAGCTCCGCTCATACTCACAATCGCCCTCGTCATGATGTGGCTCATCAACAtgaaaacttttttgattGACCAAGAGTACGGCGTCATTTTTATGGAGTGCAGTATATGACGTTCGCCGCAGGTCGACACTAAGAGCTTTTTTGACAAATGCTTCCCTCCCTTTCCCTTCCTTTCCCTTCCTTTCTACAACTGACTGACCTTTGGCATATCGAAGTAAAAGCACGCACACAAATATTCAACTCGACGGGAGTAGGAGATACATTTAGGCCGTATACTTGGTGAACTTTCTTTGCAAATGATGCCCACAAACTGTGCTTATCTGcgcctcactctctctctatctctgtctttctctctcttgctgcCTTCgctttgttgtgtttttcgCGATGGGCACATAAAACTCAATTGAGTcgttaaatgtaaaaattgtgataaataatcaaattacacGCATTTGTTGCTCGCTCGCCAAGATTTGctgctttcaatttttatgccacagattttttgttgtgtttccTTCTTTCGGTCGCGCCTTCTTTGTTCCGCCTGCTGACGCGGCGAATTATTTATGACCAGGCGTCGATTATGGTAAAGCGATTATGAGCCCTGTCAGCCAGTCagataataatttgtattatatgtatgCGGATGTGTTCTATGGAgctgcattttcaattatcacgcatacgccacgtgtgTCCTTTACCCACTTTCCAAACACAGCGCAAAACGTATGCGAATTGTGCGTTTAGAATTTCCAATTAGAACAAACTAATTTTGCGCAAATTGCCAAAGACTGTCAAAACTTTCCACTGCCAATCAATTTCGCCGTGCGAATCTTTTCTGTGCGTAGCAGGTGCAATTAAAGGCCACGTCCACGTACACACTCTCTTTCTCGTTGTTTGCACCCACATATGTGTGGGGTGGCTTTTTATGTGGCCACTTTTCGATGCTCGCACTCTTCGgggtgtgtctgtatgtgtgtgtttgctgtcaTTTAAACAGATTAATGCGCTGCCGTCAACGGCGTGTCATGGGCGATGCCACGTTATGCCTTTGATTGGCAGTTTGTTTGCGTTGAGCGAGCAATCAAACAAAATGCCGACCGACGCACTTAAGTCTCGATAGGGTATTTACTCTTTGAGACGGAGGCAGGAGgtgaatataatttcaattactttcgctttaactattttaattagcCGTAAAATGATCACCGCCTGAAATGGCTAGCAGGCAAGCAGATACGATAGACAGGCCTTTGATGTGTCCCTGACATTTGCAGCGACACGTCCCGTCTGGCTGATGCTGCTTTTGCTCTCTTGTTCTCGTTATTGTttcttctgttgttgttgttgttgcttttgctgccatCCAGCATTGTCTCGCAGTGCGTCAGCACTAAAAGCTCACACTCTAGGCAAGAGCCTAAGAGTCAGCATTCGTATCTACACATCCACACATCGgcatcgacaacgacatcgacatgGGCATCAAAATCAAAGTCAACTGGCCATTGGCGACACTGTCATGGGGCATGTCATCGCGTTATTTGATACACGAGGCGTCAGCACACTGACAGTTTGCACATTTTTCGGACCAAGCCAAGTGCTGTGCTGCATATTCgattgtcgttgctgttgtcgttgttgttgccagcttACAGCACTCGACTGTCTATTTTGGTCGGCATTTAGCGACTATTGATTCGATCAAAGGTGAGAAACACTTGCGGCGGCTTCCTCTTTCTATTTGCTTTCAGTACTTAGACTAGACTTGTGTACATACAAACTTATCAACTAAGTGGATGTGAAACTCAGATGTAGAGATGTGAAACTTGTTGTGAATCGATGTGAGTGTgcgtttctctctctgtgtgtctaTTTATTTCTTTCCACAGCGTGTTTCACAGCTTTCCTGCGTGCAGAAGCGATTCCGATTGCCATTGCAGCCACGATAGGAGAAGGGACGACAGGAGCCCTTATCGTAATACCAACGGGTGAGAGCCTTCGTCTGGTCCTTCCTGTTGCAATAGTTGCCCTCGTTACGGCCCACATAGCAGTTGACGTTGTCTGCAAAATGGACCAAGCGAAACGTTTGCTGTATAATTGAgcaattaattgattaatcGATTCCTAGAAGTGCCCATAAATCCGGACCggcattattgttatttgttgtgcaCTCCGTCGAGTGCCCTCatttgttgcaattaaaatttgaatgagTGCTTTACGCGTACAATTTTGACAtgataccaaaaaaaaaagtaaaatgaaaatctCTAGCTATgtttatatgcaaataattctATAGAAAAATTGCGAAATACGACTGGCggaaatattttttggcaGTGGTTAGCTAAATGGACGAGTGAAGAGCTTTTGGCcaaatgtttgctgctgcaaactgcaaaatcAATGTATATTTCTGAATGAATGCATTCACAAAAACCTAAAAACATAAACCTGTCTTTAgcatattatttcattttgccaCATTTATTTGATCAAAGCACTTTGTGACCCATTTGATTGAAATAATTGCGGatatttcaatcatttttcgattttaattggATGATTGCATTCGGTTGCTGGTTGCTTTTGCTTACTTAGTTCCTTGCATGATCCATCTCCAGATGCGGCAACATGGTGAGTCAACATTATGACAGACATCAAGCAGACACAGAATGCTAGAGAAAGCATTGTCATACTGATTGGaattttcatgttttcttttctctttttttcacGCGCACTGAGATAATCTGCAAACAGCGAAAGACGAATCGAAGCGAATTGTGCGAAAAGATGAGCAAGAACTTTGTCAGCGTCTATTCCAAATAGTTTTGtttgagtttattttaagtaatttgcGCTACTTTTGAGGGAGAAAAAGCGCGACGTGGGCCAACGAACCGAGCGAACTGAACGCTGTCCGGGGCGTACTTTCAGTTTATATACGAAATGCCGGAAATTGTGTCGAGATTTTGCCCCGAACTCGACACGAGCAACTGTGTCTGTTCCCATTTTCGTAATTCTAttattctttttctgttttgtgttttttgcttctagctttctttgttgttgcggcgaaaattcgaaaatatttCGAGCATTGTCCACTTGTCCAACTAACCAGTCAACCgttcatccatccatccatcaaTACATCCATCCATCGGTCCATCTGCCCATCTGTTCATCCACAGTTTTGTGTCCATCAAATGCTAAGTAGAGGCGGCTATTTTCGGTCcacaagtatttattttctgaCGAAGGGGGCTAAAGCAATTGCACTTAGCGTTATCTCGAGGCGTTTACTTTGCGCTCGTTTGCATAATTTCCAACTTATTGAATATATTccacataattaattttaattatttgtgttctctgtctctcgcaCTCGCAATCTCTATTcattcttcttgtttttttggtttttgaattaattttgataaagCAAGAAGCAAAAGGGTCGAAGACGGAGAGGACGGAAAAACCGGCCAAGGGTTCGCTTCCATTGTCTCTAATTACAATTGGGCGGcatttgttttagatttttcaATGTCCCTTTGGACAACTTCATGTTCTCACCTCC
Coding sequences:
- the LOC133837972 gene encoding kunitz-type protease inhibitor 2, whose product is MKIPISMTMLSLAFCVCLMSVIMLTHHVAASGDGSCKELNNVNCYVGRNEGNYCNRKDQTKALTRWYYDKGSCRPFSYRGCNGNRNRFCTQESCETRCGKK